The following are encoded in a window of Desulfobacteraceae bacterium genomic DNA:
- a CDS encoding GNAT family N-acetyltransferase → MLRIRRIYDNVLPVNKSTLEQVQEILRSRFAAVPETEIALIGEKLGNPFKQRFRTVLFVAESIKGKVRGFAILLHEPTLRFTYLDWIATATDRAGAGIGGALYARIRQESTALKVQGLFFECLPDDAKDCPDPVVLKQNRARLRFYERYGARPIVNSGYESPVKPGDTCMPHLVYDDLGSGRPLKKAFARQVVRAILERKYADYCPADYVERVVASFRDDPVRLREFRYVKPAAVIAAVESRSAEQIALIVNDRHDIHHVHERGYVESPVRVKSILKAIEPSGLFAAIKPRPFADKHLHAVHDADFVGYLKRACTAVPAGKSLYPYIFPIRNKTRPPKEPSVLSGYYCIDTFTPINANAYPAARRSVDCALTAAREILDGRRMAYALIRPPGHHAERRSFGGFCYFNNSAIAAQYLCAHGRVAILDVDYHHGNGGQDIFYRRSDVLTVSIHGHPRFAYPYFSGFEDERGEGEGEGFNLNIPLPEAVDGERYRKALARALQRIKEFKPQFLILGFGLDPAKGDPTGSWSLTVKDFAHNGRMIGALGLPLVVVQEGGYRTQTLGKNALAFFQGLVAGAGQWADSHHTPEHRLHGVVWRDILTPEDGQRVRRLVEVTGFFHPEEVAVAEELVLERLEKGEASGYHFVMADHYGRLAGYACFGPIPCTTASYDLYWIAVHPDFQGRGLGRRLLSESERRIRAAGGSRIYVDTSQRVQYASTRAFYERCGYRLETVLKDFYAVGDGKAIYCKSLI, encoded by the coding sequence ATGCTCCGCATTCGACGCATCTACGACAACGTACTGCCAGTGAACAAAAGCACCCTGGAGCAGGTGCAGGAAATTCTGCGCAGTCGCTTTGCCGCCGTTCCCGAGACCGAGATCGCGCTGATCGGCGAGAAACTGGGGAACCCCTTCAAACAGCGCTTTCGCACGGTCCTCTTCGTGGCCGAAAGCATCAAGGGCAAGGTGCGCGGATTTGCCATCCTGCTTCACGAACCCACGCTGCGGTTCACCTATCTCGACTGGATTGCCACCGCCACCGACCGCGCCGGCGCCGGCATCGGGGGTGCGCTCTATGCCCGCATCCGGCAGGAGTCCACCGCGCTCAAGGTGCAGGGCCTCTTTTTCGAGTGCCTGCCGGATGACGCCAAGGATTGCCCCGATCCCGTAGTACTCAAGCAAAACCGCGCCCGCCTGCGCTTTTACGAGCGCTACGGCGCCCGCCCGATCGTCAACAGCGGCTACGAATCGCCGGTCAAGCCGGGGGATACCTGCATGCCCCATCTGGTCTACGACGATCTAGGCAGCGGCCGTCCACTGAAAAAGGCCTTCGCCCGGCAGGTGGTGCGGGCGATTCTGGAGCGCAAGTATGCCGACTACTGCCCGGCCGACTATGTCGAGCGGGTGGTGGCAAGCTTCCGGGACGACCCCGTGCGGCTGCGCGAATTCCGCTACGTCAAGCCCGCGGCGGTGATCGCGGCGGTGGAGAGCCGTTCGGCCGAGCAGATCGCCCTGATCGTCAACGACCGCCACGACATCCACCATGTCCACGAACGGGGCTATGTGGAGTCCCCGGTGCGGGTCAAAAGCATTTTAAAGGCCATCGAACCCAGCGGCCTTTTCGCCGCCATCAAACCCAGGCCCTTTGCGGACAAGCACCTGCACGCGGTTCACGACGCGGATTTCGTGGGCTACCTCAAACGCGCCTGCACGGCGGTCCCCGCCGGAAAATCGCTTTACCCCTACATCTTCCCCATTCGCAACAAGACCCGCCCCCCCAAGGAGCCGTCGGTGCTTTCGGGCTACTACTGCATCGACACCTTCACCCCCATCAACGCCAACGCCTACCCGGCGGCACGCCGCAGCGTGGACTGCGCCCTGACCGCCGCCCGGGAGATTTTGGACGGCCGCCGCATGGCCTACGCCCTGATCCGGCCGCCCGGGCACCACGCCGAACGCCGCTCCTTCGGCGGCTTCTGCTACTTCAACAACAGCGCCATCGCCGCCCAGTACCTCTGCGCCCACGGCCGGGTGGCCATTCTGGACGTGGACTACCACCACGGCAACGGCGGCCAGGACATATTCTACCGCCGCAGCGATGTACTGACCGTTTCGATTCACGGCCACCCCCGCTTCGCCTACCCCTATTTCAGCGGATTCGAGGACGAGCGCGGCGAGGGTGAGGGCGAGGGCTTCAACCTCAACATCCCCCTGCCCGAGGCGGTGGACGGCGAAAGGTACCGCAAGGCCCTGGCGCGCGCCCTGCAACGGATCAAAGAGTTCAAGCCCCAGTTTCTGATTTTGGGCTTCGGCCTGGACCCGGCCAAGGGGGACCCCACCGGTTCGTGGTCCCTGACAGTCAAGGATTTCGCCCACAACGGCCGGATGATCGGGGCCCTGGGCCTGCCGCTGGTGGTGGTCCAGGAGGGCGGATACCGCACCCAGACCCTGGGTAAAAACGCGCTGGCCTTTTTCCAGGGGCTGGTCGCGGGCGCCGGACAGTGGGCCGACAGCCACCACACCCCGGAGCACCGCCTTCACGGGGTGGTCTGGCGCGATATCCTCACCCCCGAGGACGGCCAGCGCGTCCGCCGCCTGGTGGAGGTCACCGGCTTCTTTCACCCGGAGGAGGTGGCCGTGGCCGAAGAGCTGGTCCTGGAGCGCCTGGAGAAGGGGGAGGCCAGCGGCTACCATTTCGTCATGGCCGACCATTACGGCCGGCTGGCAGGCTATGCCTGCTTCGGCCCCATCCCCTGCACCACCGCCAGCTACGATCTCTACTGGATCGCGGTTCACCCGGACTTTCAGGGCCGCGGGCTGGGCCGGCGGCTGCTCTCGGAGTCCGAGCGGCGCATCAGGGCCGCCGGCGGCAGCCGGATCTACGTCGATACCTCCCAGCGGGTGCAGTATGCCAGCACCCGCGCCTTTTACGAGCGCTGCGGCTACCGCCTGGAGACCGTCCTCAAGGACTTCTACGCCGTGGGCGACGGCAAGGCGATCTACTGCAAGTCTCTGATTTAA
- a CDS encoding D-alanine--D-alanine ligase → MHVAIVHDAVGNTDAPDARDAIVQADAVARALGELGHTVCRIACSLNLLAVAAELRSRQVDLVFNLVESVGGQGRLIHLLPFCLDALAMPYSGARAEAMMLTSSKTMAKAWMAAGGIPTPAWVGPWPGTDGRRDEAACGRGTWIVKSVWEHASIGLGPQSLIPNAGPQEISPQLEQRAAELGGACFAEHFIAGREFNLSLLAHPEGPQVLPPAEIIFEGYTPEMPRIVDYRAKWDQSAFEYHHTPRCFAFGASDAGLLARLAGLALRCWDHFGLRGYARVDFRVDDAGAPWVLEINANPCLAPDAGFASALTQANIPYTDAIGRIVAASLPPA, encoded by the coding sequence ATGCATGTGGCCATCGTTCACGACGCCGTCGGGAACACCGACGCCCCCGACGCACGGGACGCCATTGTCCAGGCCGATGCCGTCGCCCGGGCGCTTGGGGAGCTGGGCCACACGGTTTGCCGCATCGCCTGCAGCCTGAACCTGCTGGCGGTGGCGGCCGAGCTGCGCAGCCGTCAGGTGGACCTGGTGTTCAACCTGGTGGAGTCCGTCGGCGGCCAGGGGCGACTGATCCACCTGCTGCCCTTCTGCCTGGACGCCCTGGCCATGCCCTACTCCGGCGCACGGGCCGAAGCCATGATGCTCACATCGAGCAAAACCATGGCCAAGGCCTGGATGGCCGCCGGCGGAATACCCACCCCGGCGTGGGTCGGCCCCTGGCCCGGAACGGACGGCCGACGCGATGAAGCGGCTTGCGGCAGGGGCACCTGGATCGTCAAATCGGTCTGGGAGCACGCCTCCATCGGCCTGGGGCCCCAGAGCCTGATCCCCAATGCCGGCCCGCAAGAGATCTCCCCCCAACTGGAACAGCGCGCCGCTGAGCTGGGCGGCGCCTGTTTCGCCGAGCACTTCATCGCCGGCCGCGAGTTCAACCTCTCACTTCTGGCGCACCCCGAGGGCCCGCAAGTGCTGCCGCCTGCGGAAATCATTTTCGAGGGCTACACGCCGGAAATGCCGCGCATCGTGGACTACCGGGCCAAGTGGGATCAGAGCGCCTTTGAATACCACCACACCCCCCGGTGCTTCGCTTTCGGTGCATCCGATGCGGGCCTGCTGGCGCGCCTGGCGGGGCTGGCCCTGCGCTGCTGGGACCATTTCGGCCTCAGGGGCTACGCCCGGGTGGATTTCCGCGTGGACGACGCCGGCGCGCCCTGGGTTCTGGAGATCAACGCCAACCCCTGCCTTGCGCCCGATGCCGGATTCGCCTCGGCCCTCACCCAAGCGAACATTCCCTATACCGATGCGATCGGGCGCATCGTAGCCGCCAGCCTGCCACCCGCCTGA
- a CDS encoding D-alanine--D-alanine ligase: protein MPLTIGLTYDLRSEYLAEGFSEEETAEFDRDDTVAAVDAALQALGHRTERIGHGRKLAAALVAGRRWDLVFNIAEGLYGIGREAQVPALLDMYRIAYTFSDPLVMSLTLHKGMTKRVIRDAGVPTADFFVAETPADARSVAFAGPYFVKPAAEGTGKGVTPDSIVRQKADLAVACRRLIEAFGQPVIIEPYLPGREFTTGIVGTGASARVLGTIEVHLLETAEPGVYSYLNKEECESRVSYTLRRPAEDPVVAEAEAVAMAAWRALGCRDAGRLDLRCDKNGRPLFMEVNPLAGIHPEHSDLPIICSQLGVPYQKLIAWIIESAAARIPSAGGSRGPF from the coding sequence ATGCCCCTGACAATCGGACTGACCTACGACCTACGCTCTGAGTACCTGGCGGAAGGTTTTTCGGAGGAAGAAACGGCCGAATTCGACCGTGACGACACCGTGGCCGCCGTCGATGCAGCCCTCCAGGCGCTGGGACACCGCACCGAGCGCATCGGACACGGCCGCAAACTGGCCGCGGCCCTGGTGGCCGGCCGGCGCTGGGATCTGGTGTTCAACATCGCCGAAGGCCTCTACGGCATCGGCCGCGAGGCCCAGGTGCCGGCGCTGCTGGACATGTACCGGATCGCCTACACCTTTTCCGACCCGCTGGTCATGAGCCTGACCCTGCACAAGGGCATGACCAAGCGCGTGATCCGGGACGCCGGGGTGCCCACCGCGGATTTCTTCGTGGCCGAAACCCCCGCGGACGCACGCTCGGTGGCCTTTGCAGGGCCCTATTTCGTCAAGCCGGCGGCCGAGGGCACCGGCAAGGGCGTCACGCCGGACTCCATCGTGCGTCAGAAAGCCGACCTGGCGGTCGCATGCCGGCGCCTGATCGAGGCCTTCGGGCAGCCGGTGATCATCGAGCCCTATCTGCCCGGCCGTGAGTTTACCACCGGCATCGTGGGCACCGGCGCCAGCGCCAGGGTGCTGGGGACCATCGAGGTGCACCTGCTGGAGACGGCCGAGCCGGGGGTCTACTCCTACCTCAACAAGGAAGAGTGCGAATCGCGGGTCAGCTACACCCTGAGGCGCCCAGCCGAGGACCCGGTGGTGGCCGAAGCCGAGGCGGTTGCCATGGCCGCCTGGCGCGCGCTGGGCTGCCGCGATGCCGGCCGCCTGGACCTGCGCTGCGACAAAAATGGGCGGCCCCTCTTTATGGAGGTCAACCCCCTGGCCGGGATCCACCCCGAGCATTCGGACCTACCCATCATCTGCAGCCAATTAGGGGTGCCCTATCAAAAACTGATCGCCTGGATCATCGAATCGGCCGCCGCCCGGATTCCTTCGGCGGGCGGCTCCCGGGGGCCCTTCTGA